One Bradyrhizobium sp. CCGB12 genomic window carries:
- a CDS encoding K(+)-transporting ATPase subunit F — translation MIFDYALAGAVSFGLLFYLTYALLRPERF, via the coding sequence ATGATCTTCGATTATGCACTCGCCGGCGCCGTCTCGTTCGGTCTCCTGTTCTATCTCACCTACGCGTTGCTGCGGCCCGAGCGGTTCTGA